A single Perca flavescens isolate YP-PL-M2 chromosome 2, PFLA_1.0, whole genome shotgun sequence DNA region contains:
- the ndufb6 gene encoding NADH dehydrogenase [ubiquinone] 1 beta subcomplex subunit 6, with product MSGYTPDEKLRVEQITKLRRQWLKDQELSPREPVIQAKSPGAVAKFWAGFLEPKSLWRLYTYKAYTGGVFTLTRLLIPAWIVHYCVKYHVAQRPYGIVDLKPKLFPGDTILETGEVVPDLPDTHGHH from the exons ATGTCTGGGTACACGCCAGACGAGAAGCTCCGTGTCGAGCAGATAACAAAGCTCCGGAGGCAGTGGCTGAAGGACCAGGAGCTCAGCCCGAGGGAGCCCGTGATACAAGCTAAATCTCCCGGCGCTGTCGCTAAGTTCTGGGCTGGCTTTCTGGAGCCCAAGAGCCTGTGGAGGCTTTAC ACCTACAAAGCATACACAGGTGGAGTTTTTACATTAACACGGCTGTTGATACCTGCTTGGATTGTTCACTACTGTGTGAAATACCATGTTGCT CAAAGGCCATATGGCATTGTGGATTTGAAACCCAAGCTGTTCCCT GGTGACACCATTCTGGAGACGGGTGAAGTTGTTCCAGATCTTCCCGACACCCATGGTCATCACTGA
- the toporsa gene encoding topoisomerase I binding, arginine/serine-rich a has protein sequence MSAIKIALQQSQKKGRRKTSEAMSAEVSPDSKCPICLDIFNNISYLNVCLHKFCFRCIQEWSKNKAECPLCKQPFNSIYHSIKSDQDFKKYDLQPVDNGSFGTFGGVRFRYRTTLTGVHRQMRGRTSPPPDNGVMFEASANPPQQPQDRYIRRMMKRLAAKRRAASEGRAVNSVREQEMVNFRRELYRRGVRIRSVRDGGRSRDTSAEFFRRNPACLHRLIPWLKRELIVLYGAHGSLVNIVQHIIMSRITRYDMEDGAIQEELRPFLQGRTEHFLHEFISFAKSPFNMEAYDQHAAYDCPAPSSNEDSSSNSSVIAISEDEEDSVELDPPGDSASTLSHSAWDDETPGPSYSTTAEQSGAECLSVLDLDSDSDSSLEEETQEFGASPQQMTPHNQTDVAHGGVNDEECLSHDSDDCVIISFVKPTAERTPELVQLSSDSDESASEDIKAVPLLPQHIRFSSLSPIASQSSDPSGAGQSENAETDHYHQFYSKDRCSSSTSSRHKTSGKLDRKDTGRRFDSNYRSRERHLSKDRDHRRKRRSRSAERRHSSRSPVISPSSTRSRERGSSYSSSKDYSKCDHNYKRRDGDYSYQSNRHYSQERNNSGMNYTEKRSYYYSIRNYSDRQSCSRSHSRDSRRRDRGRSRSRTCSSSRSPSTKSRSRNNKPGGKRKYKTRHLEEASKNTLPHSNANGDSPALSTKHKKKSKEKHRKKSKDRSRKTSRSLSVELVNEENSNERSKHHHKKKKKHKKKSKRHKSSERTEKHLPTVITIDSDSDSFCE, from the coding sequence ATGTCAGCAATCAAGATTGCCCTGCAGCAGAGCCAGAAAAAGGGCAGAAGGAAAACCTCGGAAGCAATGTCTGCAGAGGTGTCCCCAGACTCTAAGTGTCCCATCTGTTTGGACATATTTAACAACATTTCGTACCTGAACGTCTGCCTACACAAGTTCTGTTTCCGCTGTATTCAGGAGTGGTCGAAAAACAAAGCTGAGTGCCCTCTATGCAAACAGCCATTTAATTCAATCTATCACAGTATAAAATCAGATCAAGACTTTAAGAAGTATGACCTGCAGCCGGTGGATAATGGCTCTTTCGGGACTTTTGGGGGAGTGCGGTTTAGATACCGCACAACTCTCACTGGCGTCCATCGGCAGATGCGGGGAAGGACCTCTCCACCTCCAGACAATGGAGTCATGTTTGAAGCCTCAGCAAACCCTCCACAACAGCCCCAGGACCGCTACATCCGGCGGATGATGAAGAGGTTGGCAGCCAAGAGGAGAGCTGCGAGTGAAGGCAGGGCGGTGAACAGTGTCAGAGAGCAGGAAATGGTAAACTTCAGGAGGGAACTGTACCGACGGGGGGTGAGAATTCGGAGTGTCCGGGATGGAGGCCGCTCCCGAGACACCTCCGCTGAGTTCTTCCGGAGAAATCCTGCCTGCCTACACAGACTGATCCCCTGGCTAAAAAGAGAACTCATTGTGCTATATGGGGCCCATGGCTCTTTGGTCAACATAGTTCAACACATCATCATGTCACGCATTACACGTTATGATATGGAGGATGGAGCTATTCAGGAAGAGCTCAGGCCGTTCCTCCAGGGGCGCACGGAGCACTTTTTGCATGAGTTCATCAGCTTTGCAAAGTCCCCCTTCAATATGGAGGCCTATGACCAGCATGCTGCCTACGACTGCCCCGCCCCTTCCTCAAATGAAGACAGCAGTTCCAATTCATCTGTAATAGCTATCTCAGAGGATGAGGAAGACTCAGTGGAGTTGGACCCCCCAGGAGACTCCGCGTCTACTCTGAGCCACTCCGCGTGGGATGACGAGACGCCTGGGCCATCGTATTCTACGACAGCGGAGCAGAGCGGGGCCGAGTGTCTGTCGGTCCTCGACTTAGACTCCGATTCAGACAGCAGTTTAGAGGAGGAGACACAGGAGTTTGGGGCCTCTCCGCAGCAAATGACTCCTCATAACCAAACGGACGTGGCACACGGTGGAGTTAACGATGAAGAGTGTCTGTCTCATGACAGCGACGACTGTGTCATTATAAGTTTCGTTAAGCCAACAGCAGAGAGGACTCCTGAACTGGTTCAGCTCTCCTCTGACTCTGATGAGTCTGCCAGTGAAGATATTAAAGCAGTGCCTCTTCTACCTCAACACATCCGCTTCTCCAGTCTCAGTCCCATAGCTTCACAGAGTAGTGATCCAAGTGGTGCTGGACAGTCAGAAAATGCAGAAACGGACCACTATCATCAGTTTTATTCAAAAGACAGATGCAGCTCTTCAACATCTAGCAGACACAAGACATCCGGTAAGTTAGACAGAAAAGACACAGGTAGAAGATTTGACAGCAACTATAGATCTAGAGAGAGGCACTTGTCTAAGGACAGAGACCataggagaaagaggaggtcaAGAAGTGCAGAGCGCAGGCACTCTAGCAGGAGCCCGGTGATCTCCCCCAGCAGCACTCGATCCAGAGAAAGAGGTTCTTCTTACTCCAGTAGCAAAGACTACTCAAAATGTGACCATAATTATAAAAGGAGAGACGGTGATTACAGCTATCAATCAAATAGGCATTACAGCCAAGAGAGAAATAATAGTGGGATGAATTACACAGAGAAGCGGTCCTACTATTACAGTATTCGCAACTACTCAGATCGTCAGTCTTGCTCCAGGAGCCACAGCAGAGATTCGCGGAGACGGGACAGGGGGCGTTCTCGTTCGAGGACTTGTTCCAGCAGTCGCTCCCCTTCAACGAAAAGTAGATCTCGCAACAATAAGCCTGGTGGGAAGAGGAAatacaaaacgagacatttggaAGAGGCATCCAAAAACACACTTCCCCACTCAAATGCTAACGGCGACTCCCCCGCGTTATCgacaaaacacaagaaaaagagCAAAGAGAAGCATCGTAAAAAATCCAAAGACAGGTCAAGAAAGACCAGCAGGAGCCTCAGTGTGGAGCTCGTCAACGAGGAAAACTCTAATGAGCGGAGCAAGCATCAccataagaagaagaagaaacacaagAAGAAAAGTAAAAGGCACAAGAGTAGCGAACGCACAGAGAAACACTTACCCACTGTCATTACCATTGATAGTGACAGCGACTCTTTTTGCGAATGA